From Butyricimonas paravirosa, one genomic window encodes:
- a CDS encoding TlpA disulfide reductase family protein, whose protein sequence is MKGLLGLWLVICVCACTSKDVCHVQGRIEGIKNDVEIAVLRQVAGFQYDTVMNVSMQGGRFQFDLPGEYYGEAYELQFGNLPGRALFFAEKGNVQVRGHVDSLFFSRASGTRGNDEWQSYQRFTKLLSEKRENAMFAPEMREASEEEQIARRKVIMQEYEEELLCFQDKLAGDGNSLATLYSYWKRYLNMDADEIYSVLKKFDQQLAGNRYYLDMKNRAETLTRVAPGSMAPVFTAITLEGDTVSLADLRGKYVILDFWASWCMPCRAESVHVKEIYQKLHEKGLDVLSVSSDKDEQAWRKAIEDDGMVWNQGILRGKNKKHVYELYGIVGIPAIWVIDPDGKIIGKGLRGEKLKDFCSQLFD, encoded by the coding sequence ATGAAGGGATTATTAGGGTTATGGTTGGTGATTTGTGTATGTGCCTGTACATCTAAAGATGTTTGCCACGTGCAGGGGCGTATCGAGGGAATAAAGAATGATGTAGAGATCGCGGTTCTACGTCAGGTCGCCGGGTTTCAGTATGATACGGTGATGAATGTATCTATGCAGGGGGGACGGTTCCAGTTCGATTTGCCGGGAGAATATTACGGGGAAGCGTATGAATTACAATTTGGTAATCTGCCGGGAAGGGCTCTTTTCTTTGCGGAGAAAGGAAATGTACAGGTGCGTGGTCACGTGGATTCTCTTTTCTTCTCCCGGGCATCGGGTACTCGGGGAAATGATGAGTGGCAGAGTTATCAACGGTTTACGAAGTTATTATCGGAAAAGAGAGAGAATGCCATGTTTGCTCCTGAAATGAGAGAGGCGAGCGAGGAAGAGCAGATAGCAAGACGGAAAGTGATTATGCAAGAATACGAGGAAGAATTACTTTGTTTTCAAGATAAGTTGGCCGGAGATGGAAATTCTTTAGCAACCTTGTATAGTTACTGGAAGAGGTATTTGAACATGGATGCTGACGAGATTTATTCGGTTTTAAAGAAATTCGATCAACAACTTGCTGGTAATCGTTATTATCTTGATATGAAGAATCGGGCAGAGACGTTGACTCGGGTGGCTCCGGGAAGTATGGCTCCTGTTTTTACCGCTATAACTTTGGAGGGTGATACCGTATCTTTGGCCGACCTGCGGGGAAAATATGTTATTCTGGATTTTTGGGCGTCTTGGTGTATGCCATGTCGTGCCGAATCGGTTCACGTGAAGGAAATTTATCAAAAACTTCATGAAAAGGGATTGGATGTTTTGTCTGTGTCGTCGGATAAGGATGAACAGGCATGGCGGAAAGCAATAGAAGATGACGGTATGGTGTGGAATCAAGGAATCTTACGAGGTAAGAATAAAAAACACGTGTACGAGTTGTACGGTATAGTCGGAATTCCTGCCATTTGGGTGATTGACCCGGATGGAAAGATTATAGGAAAAGGTTTGAGAGGTGAAAAGTTGAAAGATTTTTGTTCTCAATTGTTTGATTAG
- a CDS encoding TolC family protein, with translation MKTYKLYILGWMLLGTLTTRAQNSIDQVLKSIETNNKSLQANTKMTDAQKLEAQTGKFLANPSVEWEQMWGNRNNPGSEYTLTVKQSLDFPTTYSNKNKLANLKANTIGFQSAAYRQQLLLNAKQTCIEIIYLRKQKSLLDERLANAETMFALYKKRFESGDANQLELNKIQLELLNAQNQSRLNKAALTAAEEQLRNLNGGNPITFDATDYPAGEELINFDQLQAAFMEADPNLKSLTGDQEIANREVKLSRSLTLPKFDVGYKRNAASDHVASNGFMVGVSIPLFENKNTVKKAKAQAEFATASLEDNRLNLKTNLQQLYQQAEALQISRADYAKVLEQQRNIELLNKALNAGQLSVIDYFTELSTIYDSHQSYLDVEKEYHSILAQLYQYKL, from the coding sequence ATGAAAACATATAAATTGTACATACTCGGATGGATGCTTTTGGGAACTCTCACCACGAGAGCCCAAAACAGCATCGATCAAGTGCTGAAAAGCATTGAAACCAACAACAAGTCATTGCAAGCCAACACGAAAATGACCGATGCTCAAAAGTTGGAGGCCCAAACCGGGAAGTTCCTTGCCAACCCCTCGGTGGAATGGGAACAGATGTGGGGTAACCGTAACAATCCCGGTTCGGAGTACACGTTGACGGTAAAACAATCGCTGGATTTCCCAACAACCTACTCCAACAAAAACAAACTGGCAAACTTAAAAGCAAACACGATCGGATTCCAATCCGCCGCCTATCGCCAACAATTACTTTTAAATGCCAAACAGACTTGTATAGAGATCATCTACTTGCGGAAACAAAAGAGCCTCTTGGACGAGCGGTTAGCTAATGCAGAAACCATGTTCGCACTCTACAAAAAGCGGTTTGAATCCGGTGATGCGAACCAATTGGAATTAAATAAAATACAGTTAGAATTATTGAATGCCCAAAATCAAAGCCGCTTGAACAAAGCCGCCTTAACCGCTGCCGAAGAGCAACTTCGCAATTTAAACGGGGGAAACCCGATCACGTTTGACGCGACGGACTACCCGGCGGGGGAAGAACTCATCAATTTTGACCAATTACAAGCTGCCTTCATGGAGGCAGACCCGAATTTGAAAAGCCTTACCGGAGATCAAGAGATTGCCAACCGGGAAGTGAAATTAAGTCGTTCCCTTACCTTGCCGAAATTCGATGTCGGGTACAAACGTAATGCGGCCTCGGACCACGTGGCTTCTAATGGATTTATGGTAGGAGTATCTATCCCCCTGTTCGAGAACAAGAACACGGTGAAAAAAGCGAAAGCACAAGCTGAATTTGCCACGGCCTCATTGGAAGACAATCGCTTGAATTTAAAAACGAATCTTCAACAGCTTTACCAACAAGCCGAGGCATTACAGATTTCTCGTGCCGATTATGCCAAAGTATTGGAACAACAACGTAATATCGAATTACTCAACAAAGCCCTGAATGCCGGACAACTCTCCGTAATTGATTATTTCACGGAACTCTCGACAATCTATGATAGTCACCAAAGCTATCTGGACGTGGAGAAAGAGTATCACAGCATATTAGCTCAATTGTATCAATACAAGCTATAA
- a CDS encoding L,D-transpeptidase produces MKLKYILACLSFLMITSTAFAQKAAYIIVSKEEMKMTVYDNDGKELLKFPIACGMNFGQKVKAGDNRTPEGVFKVVSKESAAHWTYDFGKGPVKGAYGPLFIRLSTPGFKGIGIHGTHDPATVPGRETHGCIRLKNDDLVKLSKFVDKGTVVVILPSRTDVLATLSKKENTPEKLFMYK; encoded by the coding sequence ATGAAGTTAAAATATATTCTGGCGTGTTTATCGTTTCTCATGATCACGTCAACGGCCTTTGCGCAAAAGGCCGCTTACATTATTGTCTCTAAGGAAGAGATGAAGATGACCGTTTATGATAATGACGGGAAGGAGTTATTAAAATTTCCTATCGCTTGCGGGATGAATTTCGGGCAGAAAGTGAAAGCGGGGGATAACCGGACACCGGAAGGTGTTTTTAAAGTTGTGAGTAAAGAATCTGCGGCACATTGGACGTATGACTTCGGGAAAGGACCGGTGAAAGGGGCTTACGGGCCTCTGTTTATCCGGTTGAGTACTCCGGGGTTTAAAGGTATTGGAATTCATGGTACGCATGATCCTGCAACGGTTCCCGGGCGGGAGACTCATGGATGTATCCGATTGAAAAATGATGATTTGGTGAAGTTGTCTAAATTCGTGGATAAGGGGACAGTCGTGGTTATCCTACCTAGTCGTACGGATGTGCTGGCAACTTTGTCGAAGAAGGAGAATACACCAGAGAAGTTATTCATGTATAAATAA
- a CDS encoding efflux RND transporter permease subunit: protein MLNKIIQYSLHNRLVVMIASIALLLWGSYTAHKMEVDVFPDLNAPTVVVMTEAQGMAPEEVERMVTFPIETAVNGATDVKSVRSSSTTGFSVVWVQFDWGTNIYTARQIVSEKLSTLGDVLPSNVGQPTLGPQSSILGEMMIFGLTADSTSLQDLRTIADWTIRPRLLSTGGVAQVAVIGGDIKEYQILLDPARMKHYGISMDEVLTVVDNMNQNSTGGILYEYGNEYIVQGLLATNDVEEIGKGVVKTVNNVPVLLSDIATVQIGPKEPKLGLASERAKPAVLVTITKQPNTNTLELTDKLDQAIVDLQKTLPSDVKISSDIFRQSRFIESSISNIQKALFEGAIFVVVVLFFFLMNVRTTIISLVALPLSLLVAILTLHGLGLTINTMSLGGLAIAIGSLVDDAIVDVENVYKRLRENQLKPAEERLSSLKVVFEASREVRMPILNSTLIIVACFLPLFFLSGMEGRMLIPLGIAFIVALFASTVVALTLTPVLCSYMLTTKKALKKNEKEPFVSRTLKVWYKQALEWALRHKKMVIGTSAALLIFTIVIMTGLGRSFLPPFNEGSLTINISTMPGVSLEESDNMGRMAEEILLDIPEIQTVARKTGRAELDEHALGVNVSEMEAPFELDKRSRDEFLADVRQRLGELKGVNIEIGQPISHRIDAMLSGTKANIAIKLFGNDLNKLYNIGGQIKEAIQGIDGIADLTLEQQIERPQLQIKPKRDMLAKYGIPLPEFSEFINVALSGKVVSQVYEGGKVFDLTVKVHDDDKANMEQIGNLMIDANGQKVPLHYVAEILPLVGPNTISRENVQRKIVVSANVAGRDLNGVVKDIQKTVGEQITLPEGYHVEYGGQFESEQAASRTLFLTSVISILLIFLLLFNEFHSMPLSGIIMLNLPLAIIGGVLSIWFTSGIISIPAIIGFISLFGIATRNGILLVSHYNHLRSEGMSLHDSVIHGSLDRLNPILMTALTSALALIPLAVGGDLPGNEIQSPMAQVILGGLLSSTLLNGFVVPIMYLLLNHKQKEIENLEM from the coding sequence ATGCTGAATAAGATTATACAATATTCATTACATAACCGGCTGGTGGTAATGATCGCGTCGATAGCTTTGCTCCTATGGGGGTCCTACACGGCGCATAAAATGGAAGTGGATGTATTCCCGGATTTGAACGCGCCCACGGTGGTAGTTATGACCGAGGCGCAAGGAATGGCTCCCGAAGAGGTGGAGCGTATGGTAACCTTCCCGATCGAAACGGCTGTCAATGGAGCCACGGACGTGAAAAGTGTACGTTCATCCTCTACAACCGGATTCTCGGTAGTCTGGGTACAATTTGATTGGGGTACCAATATTTACACGGCCCGTCAGATCGTGTCTGAAAAACTATCCACGTTGGGAGATGTTTTACCAAGTAACGTGGGACAACCCACCCTTGGACCGCAATCTTCCATCTTGGGAGAAATGATGATTTTCGGGTTAACTGCCGACAGTACTTCTTTACAGGATTTACGGACGATTGCCGACTGGACAATCCGGCCCCGTTTGTTATCCACGGGTGGAGTTGCACAGGTAGCCGTGATCGGTGGTGACATCAAGGAATACCAGATTCTTCTTGATCCCGCACGGATGAAACATTACGGGATCAGCATGGATGAAGTGTTGACCGTCGTGGATAACATGAATCAGAACTCCACGGGAGGTATTCTATACGAATATGGTAACGAGTACATCGTGCAAGGTCTTTTGGCAACAAATGACGTGGAAGAAATCGGTAAAGGTGTAGTTAAAACCGTAAACAACGTTCCGGTTCTATTATCGGACATCGCAACCGTACAAATCGGACCGAAAGAACCGAAACTGGGTCTTGCCTCCGAAAGAGCAAAACCTGCCGTACTGGTAACCATCACGAAACAACCGAACACGAACACGCTGGAACTAACCGATAAACTGGATCAGGCCATCGTGGACCTGCAAAAGACATTACCGTCTGACGTGAAAATCTCTTCCGACATATTCCGTCAATCCCGCTTTATCGAAAGTTCTATTTCTAACATACAGAAAGCATTGTTCGAGGGAGCTATTTTCGTGGTTGTCGTGCTTTTCTTCTTCTTAATGAACGTGCGTACCACGATTATTTCGCTAGTTGCCCTTCCCCTATCCTTGCTGGTTGCCATTTTGACCCTTCACGGGCTCGGCTTGACGATCAACACGATGAGTTTAGGAGGACTTGCCATTGCCATCGGCTCTCTTGTAGATGATGCTATTGTTGACGTGGAGAACGTGTACAAGCGCTTACGAGAAAATCAATTAAAGCCCGCGGAAGAACGACTTTCCTCGCTGAAAGTCGTGTTCGAGGCCTCCCGCGAGGTACGAATGCCGATTCTGAACTCGACACTGATTATCGTGGCTTGTTTCTTACCCTTATTCTTCCTTTCCGGGATGGAAGGACGTATGTTGATCCCGCTAGGTATCGCATTTATCGTGGCCCTGTTCGCCTCAACAGTTGTGGCATTAACCTTGACCCCAGTACTATGTAGCTATATGCTAACCACCAAAAAGGCGCTGAAGAAAAACGAGAAAGAACCTTTCGTGTCCCGCACCTTGAAAGTATGGTACAAGCAAGCATTGGAATGGGCTCTCCGCCACAAGAAAATGGTTATCGGGACGAGTGCTGCCCTGCTAATTTTCACGATTGTCATCATGACCGGATTGGGACGTAGTTTCCTGCCCCCGTTCAACGAAGGATCACTCACGATTAACATCAGTACCATGCCGGGAGTTTCCTTGGAAGAATCTGATAATATGGGACGTATGGCAGAAGAGATTCTTCTGGACATTCCGGAAATACAAACCGTGGCCCGCAAAACCGGACGTGCAGAATTGGATGAACACGCCCTTGGAGTAAACGTTTCTGAAATGGAAGCTCCTTTCGAACTAGATAAACGTTCCCGGGATGAATTCTTGGCTGACGTTCGTCAACGGCTGGGAGAACTAAAGGGAGTGAACATCGAAATCGGTCAGCCGATCTCTCATCGTATTGATGCCATGCTTTCCGGTACAAAAGCGAATATCGCCATCAAGCTATTCGGAAACGACTTGAATAAACTATATAACATCGGTGGACAAATCAAAGAGGCCATTCAAGGAATTGACGGTATTGCCGACTTGACACTGGAACAACAAATCGAACGTCCCCAATTGCAGATCAAACCCAAACGGGATATGCTCGCTAAATACGGTATCCCTCTGCCTGAATTCTCGGAATTCATTAACGTGGCTCTTTCCGGTAAAGTCGTGTCACAAGTGTACGAAGGCGGTAAAGTGTTCGACCTCACCGTAAAAGTACATGATGATGACAAGGCTAACATGGAACAGATCGGTAATTTGATGATTGACGCCAACGGGCAGAAAGTTCCACTTCACTACGTGGCTGAAATCCTTCCCTTGGTAGGTCCGAACACCATCAGCCGGGAAAACGTGCAACGGAAAATCGTTGTTTCGGCCAATGTTGCCGGACGTGACTTGAACGGTGTGGTAAAAGACATCCAAAAAACAGTAGGGGAACAAATTACCCTGCCGGAAGGTTACCACGTGGAATACGGCGGACAATTCGAAAGCGAACAAGCGGCATCCCGCACGTTGTTCCTAACCTCGGTAATTTCCATATTATTGATCTTCCTATTATTGTTCAACGAGTTCCATAGTATGCCGTTATCCGGTATCATCATGTTGAACTTACCGTTGGCAATTATTGGAGGAGTACTAAGTATTTGGTTTACATCGGGAATCATCAGTATCCCGGCCATCATCGGGTTTATCTCCCTGTTCGGGATCGCTACCCGAAACGGTATATTACTCGTGTCTCACTACAATCACCTGCGCTCGGAAGGTATGTCCTTGCATGATAGCGTTATTCACGGTTCACTTGACCGGTTGAACCCGATCTTGATGACAGCCTTGACTTCCGCTTTAGCCTTGATTCCGTTAGCCGTAGGCGGTGACCTTCCGGGTAATGAAATCCAAAGCCCCATGGCCCAGGTAATTCTAGGCGGATTATTAAGCTCTACTTTATTAAACGGTTTTGTCGTTCCGATCATGTACCTGTTACTTAATCACAAACAGAAAGAGATCGAGAACCTGGAAATGTAA